Proteins from a single region of Ziziphus jujuba cultivar Dongzao chromosome 1, ASM3175591v1:
- the LOC107404900 gene encoding uncharacterized protein LOC107404900 isoform X1: MEERVEYSESSSSSSESSDHVMSEVHLGCPPGLSGSHISYFTFSIPSETEPRRSNETSEMEAASVMKLDEDGDLVLPRRNTTRFAGLSTQSYRVRIQHNITSSIPSVGLQVWRAELALSDFVLHKMFTSSEFDGIISLELGAGTGLVGILLSRIAKTVFLTDHGNEILENCAKNIKLNSELFNPQAAIHVRELNWMHSWPPEISLEESPQCNRKHNLIHVMVSHRYLWTSSDVEEAQKASMLVAADVIYSDELTDAFFSILERLMCTCPEKVLYLALEKRYNFSLDDLDVVANGYSHFKSYLQVEGDGVAQREDLEFRSTARFVGKCIDITQIPQYIKEYDRGTDVEIWQIKCQKRNF; this comes from the exons ATGGAAGAAAGAGTTGAATATTCAgagtcgtcgtcgtcgtcgtcggaGTCGTCGGACCACGTGATGAGCGAGGTACACTTGGGTTGTCCACCTGGTCTTTCTGGGTCCCACATTTCATACTTCACTTTCTCCATTCCCTCTG aaACTGAACCAAGAAGAAGCAATGAAACTTCTGAAATGGAAGCAGCTTCGGTGATGAAGCTGGATGAGGATGGTGATCTTGTTCTTCCTAGACGCAACA ctaCGCGTTTTGCTGGCTTATCTACACAGAGTTATAGAGTGAGAATCCAGCATAACATCACATCGTCTATTCCGAGTGTTGGTTTGCAG GTGTGGAGAGCGGAACTAGCATTATCTGATTTTGTGTTGCATAAGATGTTTACATCATCTGAATTTGATGGAATCATTTCATTAGAACTTGGTGCTGGCACAG GGTTGGTGGGTATATTACTTTCACGCATTGCTAAAACAGTGTTTTTAACAG ACCATGGTAATGAGATCCTGGAAAACTGTGCCAAGAATATTAAGCTTAATTCTGAACTATTCAATCCTCAAGCTGCCATTCATGTACGTGAACTTAATTGGATGCATTCCTGGCCTCCTGAAATAAGTCTTGAAGAATCCCCCCAGTGTAATAG GAAACACAATTTGATACATGTAATGGTGTCGCATAGGTATCTCTGGACATCCTCAGATGTTGAAGAAGCCCAAAAAGCTTCTATGCTTGTAGCTGCAGACGTAATTTACAGCGATGAACTCACAGATGCATTTTTCAGTATTTTAGAGAGACTAATGTGCACATGTCCAGAAAAG GTTTTATACCTGGCACTGGAAAAGCGGTACAACTTCAGCCTTGATGATCTTGACGTTGTCGCAAATGGTTACTCACATTTCAAAAGTTATCTGCAGGTTGAAGGAG ATGGTGTTGCACAGCGTGAAGATCTGGAGTTTCGTTCAACGGCAAGGTTTGTGGGCAAGTGCATTGACATTACGCAAATTCCACAATACATTAAAGAATATGACAGAGGAACTGATGTAGAGATTTGGCAGATAAAGTGCCAGAAAAGAAATTTCTAA
- the LOC107404900 gene encoding uncharacterized protein LOC107404900 isoform X2 has protein sequence MEERVEYSESSSSSSESSDHVMSEVHLGCPPGLSGSHISYFTFSIPSETEPRRSNETSEMEAASVMKLDEDGDLVLPRRNTTRFAGLSTQSYRVRIQHNITSSIPSVGLQVWRAELALSDFVLHKMFTSSEFDGIISLELGAGTGLVGILLSRIAKTVFLTDHGNEILENCAKNIKLNSELFNPQAAIHVRELNWMHSWPPEISLEESPQCNRYLWTSSDVEEAQKASMLVAADVIYSDELTDAFFSILERLMCTCPEKVLYLALEKRYNFSLDDLDVVANGYSHFKSYLQVEGDGVAQREDLEFRSTARFVGKCIDITQIPQYIKEYDRGTDVEIWQIKCQKRNF, from the exons ATGGAAGAAAGAGTTGAATATTCAgagtcgtcgtcgtcgtcgtcggaGTCGTCGGACCACGTGATGAGCGAGGTACACTTGGGTTGTCCACCTGGTCTTTCTGGGTCCCACATTTCATACTTCACTTTCTCCATTCCCTCTG aaACTGAACCAAGAAGAAGCAATGAAACTTCTGAAATGGAAGCAGCTTCGGTGATGAAGCTGGATGAGGATGGTGATCTTGTTCTTCCTAGACGCAACA ctaCGCGTTTTGCTGGCTTATCTACACAGAGTTATAGAGTGAGAATCCAGCATAACATCACATCGTCTATTCCGAGTGTTGGTTTGCAG GTGTGGAGAGCGGAACTAGCATTATCTGATTTTGTGTTGCATAAGATGTTTACATCATCTGAATTTGATGGAATCATTTCATTAGAACTTGGTGCTGGCACAG GGTTGGTGGGTATATTACTTTCACGCATTGCTAAAACAGTGTTTTTAACAG ACCATGGTAATGAGATCCTGGAAAACTGTGCCAAGAATATTAAGCTTAATTCTGAACTATTCAATCCTCAAGCTGCCATTCATGTACGTGAACTTAATTGGATGCATTCCTGGCCTCCTGAAATAAGTCTTGAAGAATCCCCCCAGTGTAATAG GTATCTCTGGACATCCTCAGATGTTGAAGAAGCCCAAAAAGCTTCTATGCTTGTAGCTGCAGACGTAATTTACAGCGATGAACTCACAGATGCATTTTTCAGTATTTTAGAGAGACTAATGTGCACATGTCCAGAAAAG GTTTTATACCTGGCACTGGAAAAGCGGTACAACTTCAGCCTTGATGATCTTGACGTTGTCGCAAATGGTTACTCACATTTCAAAAGTTATCTGCAGGTTGAAGGAG ATGGTGTTGCACAGCGTGAAGATCTGGAGTTTCGTTCAACGGCAAGGTTTGTGGGCAAGTGCATTGACATTACGCAAATTCCACAATACATTAAAGAATATGACAGAGGAACTGATGTAGAGATTTGGCAGATAAAGTGCCAGAAAAGAAATTTCTAA
- the LOC107404686 gene encoding F-box/LRR-repeat protein At3g03360 isoform X1, producing the protein MALKIHPNKHILLKRLMLKKGKTMQNKQEEIDKEDIISKLPAEILVSIMCMLRTEEAAKMSVVSRLWRRIWITTIRVTPRLTIFLERESVADIAPCDLSKKIRDINKKMSRKIIEVYRVLKLHKAPTLYEFSLMADLTYKDCHHIDAWLDFAAKKHVQKLVLDIPSVMVYDAMFVANNFHSLRDLTMEGISVTENFIDRLFSNSPFLERFVLLASNKLDRLSIAFAPNLKYLQIESSERLQHLQISSAENLNTIIIKFIDEVNFESVNISAPNLSHISFAIFDDGFKFDSFVTVLNQIKRLAIEVYTDAISAQLPQILKLSKLEHLELTLGHCSIIPFHCLLDILKAAPFSITFSSQDQAVLAHPAKDNALKWLDMHIPKEVEVNQNHSCQCLKVVKWGVFAGCQSEVEFLLHLLEYAVSVEKIFIELMDLSYWRDREHWRGCNYDDQYEELCVECARLLRTKILQMHPRAEVIIT; encoded by the exons ATGGCGTTGAAGATCCACCCAAATAAACACATATTGTTGAAAAGGCTGATGCTGAAGAAAGGGAAGACGATGCAGAATAAG CAGGAGGAGATAGACAAGGAAGATATAATAAGTAAATTACCGGCTGAAATTCTGGTATCAATTATGTGTATGTTGAGGACAGAAGAAGCAGCAAAGATGAGTGTGGTTTCTCGGCTATGGCGTAGGATTTGGATTACTACCATTCGGGTTACACCTAGGTTGacaatttttttggaaagaGAGTCTGTTGCGGATATAGCGCCATGTGATTTAAGCAAAAAGATACGTGATATAAATAAGAAGATGAGCAGGAAGATAATTGAGGTGTACAGAGTATTGAAGTTGCATAAGGCACCTACTCTGTATGAGTTTTCATTAATGGCTGACTTGACATATAAAGACTGTCATCATATCGACGCATGGTTGGATTTCGCTGCAAAAAAACATGTCCAAAAGCTCGTGCTGGATATTCCTTCTGTTATGGTTTACGATGCTATGTTTGTAGCTAATAATTTCCATTCCCTCAGGGATTTGACTATGGAGGGAATAAGTGTCACTGAAAACTTTATTGACCGTTTGTTCTCCAACTCTCCCTTTCTTGAACGTTTTGTTCTTCTAGCTTCTAATAAACTTGACAGGTTGAGCATTGCTTTTGCTCCCAATCTTAAGTACTTGCAAATAGAAAGTTCCGAACGCCTGCAACACCTCCAAATCTCCTCCGCTGAAAATcttaatacaataataattaaattcatcGATGAGGTTAATTTCGAAAGCGTCAACATATCTGCCCCAAATCTCTCCCACATAAGTTTTGCCATCTTTGATGACGGCTTCAAATTTGACTCTTTTGTCACTGtgcttaatcaaataaaaagacTTGCTATTGAG GTCTACACGGATGCTATTTCGGCTCAGTTACCTCAAATTCTTAAGTTGAGCAAGCTTGAGCATTTGGAATTAACGTTGGGTCATTGCTCCATAATACCATTTCACTGTTTGCTGGATATTCTAAAGGCGGCTCCTTTCTCGATTACTTTCTCATCCCAG GACCAAGCAGTCTTAGCACATCCTGCTAAAGACAATGCCTTAAAg TGGTTGGATATGCATATACCTAAGGAAGTAGAGGTGAATCAGAACCATTCATGTCAATGCCTTAAGGTGGTGAAGTGGGGTGTCTTTGCTGGGTGCCAATCTGAAGTTGAGTTTTTGTTGCATTTACTCGAGTATGCTGTGTCAgtggagaaaatatttattgagcTTATGGATTTAAGTTATTGGAGAGACAGAGAACATTGGCGGGGGTGTAACTATGATGATCAATATGAAGAACTCTGTGTCGAGTGTGCCCGGTTACTGAGAACGAAGATACTGCAAATGCATCCTCGTGCAGAGGTCATCATAACTTAA
- the LOC107404686 gene encoding F-box/LRR-repeat protein At3g03360 isoform X2 — protein sequence MALKIHPNKHILLKRLMLKKGKTMQNKEEIDKEDIISKLPAEILVSIMCMLRTEEAAKMSVVSRLWRRIWITTIRVTPRLTIFLERESVADIAPCDLSKKIRDINKKMSRKIIEVYRVLKLHKAPTLYEFSLMADLTYKDCHHIDAWLDFAAKKHVQKLVLDIPSVMVYDAMFVANNFHSLRDLTMEGISVTENFIDRLFSNSPFLERFVLLASNKLDRLSIAFAPNLKYLQIESSERLQHLQISSAENLNTIIIKFIDEVNFESVNISAPNLSHISFAIFDDGFKFDSFVTVLNQIKRLAIEVYTDAISAQLPQILKLSKLEHLELTLGHCSIIPFHCLLDILKAAPFSITFSSQDQAVLAHPAKDNALKWLDMHIPKEVEVNQNHSCQCLKVVKWGVFAGCQSEVEFLLHLLEYAVSVEKIFIELMDLSYWRDREHWRGCNYDDQYEELCVECARLLRTKILQMHPRAEVIIT from the exons ATGGCGTTGAAGATCCACCCAAATAAACACATATTGTTGAAAAGGCTGATGCTGAAGAAAGGGAAGACGATGCAGAATAAG GAGGAGATAGACAAGGAAGATATAATAAGTAAATTACCGGCTGAAATTCTGGTATCAATTATGTGTATGTTGAGGACAGAAGAAGCAGCAAAGATGAGTGTGGTTTCTCGGCTATGGCGTAGGATTTGGATTACTACCATTCGGGTTACACCTAGGTTGacaatttttttggaaagaGAGTCTGTTGCGGATATAGCGCCATGTGATTTAAGCAAAAAGATACGTGATATAAATAAGAAGATGAGCAGGAAGATAATTGAGGTGTACAGAGTATTGAAGTTGCATAAGGCACCTACTCTGTATGAGTTTTCATTAATGGCTGACTTGACATATAAAGACTGTCATCATATCGACGCATGGTTGGATTTCGCTGCAAAAAAACATGTCCAAAAGCTCGTGCTGGATATTCCTTCTGTTATGGTTTACGATGCTATGTTTGTAGCTAATAATTTCCATTCCCTCAGGGATTTGACTATGGAGGGAATAAGTGTCACTGAAAACTTTATTGACCGTTTGTTCTCCAACTCTCCCTTTCTTGAACGTTTTGTTCTTCTAGCTTCTAATAAACTTGACAGGTTGAGCATTGCTTTTGCTCCCAATCTTAAGTACTTGCAAATAGAAAGTTCCGAACGCCTGCAACACCTCCAAATCTCCTCCGCTGAAAATcttaatacaataataattaaattcatcGATGAGGTTAATTTCGAAAGCGTCAACATATCTGCCCCAAATCTCTCCCACATAAGTTTTGCCATCTTTGATGACGGCTTCAAATTTGACTCTTTTGTCACTGtgcttaatcaaataaaaagacTTGCTATTGAG GTCTACACGGATGCTATTTCGGCTCAGTTACCTCAAATTCTTAAGTTGAGCAAGCTTGAGCATTTGGAATTAACGTTGGGTCATTGCTCCATAATACCATTTCACTGTTTGCTGGATATTCTAAAGGCGGCTCCTTTCTCGATTACTTTCTCATCCCAG GACCAAGCAGTCTTAGCACATCCTGCTAAAGACAATGCCTTAAAg TGGTTGGATATGCATATACCTAAGGAAGTAGAGGTGAATCAGAACCATTCATGTCAATGCCTTAAGGTGGTGAAGTGGGGTGTCTTTGCTGGGTGCCAATCTGAAGTTGAGTTTTTGTTGCATTTACTCGAGTATGCTGTGTCAgtggagaaaatatttattgagcTTATGGATTTAAGTTATTGGAGAGACAGAGAACATTGGCGGGGGTGTAACTATGATGATCAATATGAAGAACTCTGTGTCGAGTGTGCCCGGTTACTGAGAACGAAGATACTGCAAATGCATCCTCGTGCAGAGGTCATCATAACTTAA
- the LOC107404686 gene encoding uncharacterized protein LOC107404686 isoform X3 → MSVVSRLWRRIWITTIRVTPRLTIFLERESVADIAPCDLSKKIRDINKKMSRKIIEVYRVLKLHKAPTLYEFSLMADLTYKDCHHIDAWLDFAAKKHVQKLVLDIPSVMVYDAMFVANNFHSLRDLTMEGISVTENFIDRLFSNSPFLERFVLLASNKLDRLSIAFAPNLKYLQIESSERLQHLQISSAENLNTIIIKFIDEVNFESVNISAPNLSHISFAIFDDGFKFDSFVTVLNQIKRLAIEVYTDAISAQLPQILKLSKLEHLELTLGHCSIIPFHCLLDILKAAPFSITFSSQDQAVLAHPAKDNALKWLDMHIPKEVEVNQNHSCQCLKVVKWGVFAGCQSEVEFLLHLLEYAVSVEKIFIELMDLSYWRDREHWRGCNYDDQYEELCVECARLLRTKILQMHPRAEVIIT, encoded by the exons ATGAGTGTGGTTTCTCGGCTATGGCGTAGGATTTGGATTACTACCATTCGGGTTACACCTAGGTTGacaatttttttggaaagaGAGTCTGTTGCGGATATAGCGCCATGTGATTTAAGCAAAAAGATACGTGATATAAATAAGAAGATGAGCAGGAAGATAATTGAGGTGTACAGAGTATTGAAGTTGCATAAGGCACCTACTCTGTATGAGTTTTCATTAATGGCTGACTTGACATATAAAGACTGTCATCATATCGACGCATGGTTGGATTTCGCTGCAAAAAAACATGTCCAAAAGCTCGTGCTGGATATTCCTTCTGTTATGGTTTACGATGCTATGTTTGTAGCTAATAATTTCCATTCCCTCAGGGATTTGACTATGGAGGGAATAAGTGTCACTGAAAACTTTATTGACCGTTTGTTCTCCAACTCTCCCTTTCTTGAACGTTTTGTTCTTCTAGCTTCTAATAAACTTGACAGGTTGAGCATTGCTTTTGCTCCCAATCTTAAGTACTTGCAAATAGAAAGTTCCGAACGCCTGCAACACCTCCAAATCTCCTCCGCTGAAAATcttaatacaataataattaaattcatcGATGAGGTTAATTTCGAAAGCGTCAACATATCTGCCCCAAATCTCTCCCACATAAGTTTTGCCATCTTTGATGACGGCTTCAAATTTGACTCTTTTGTCACTGtgcttaatcaaataaaaagacTTGCTATTGAG GTCTACACGGATGCTATTTCGGCTCAGTTACCTCAAATTCTTAAGTTGAGCAAGCTTGAGCATTTGGAATTAACGTTGGGTCATTGCTCCATAATACCATTTCACTGTTTGCTGGATATTCTAAAGGCGGCTCCTTTCTCGATTACTTTCTCATCCCAG GACCAAGCAGTCTTAGCACATCCTGCTAAAGACAATGCCTTAAAg TGGTTGGATATGCATATACCTAAGGAAGTAGAGGTGAATCAGAACCATTCATGTCAATGCCTTAAGGTGGTGAAGTGGGGTGTCTTTGCTGGGTGCCAATCTGAAGTTGAGTTTTTGTTGCATTTACTCGAGTATGCTGTGTCAgtggagaaaatatttattgagcTTATGGATTTAAGTTATTGGAGAGACAGAGAACATTGGCGGGGGTGTAACTATGATGATCAATATGAAGAACTCTGTGTCGAGTGTGCCCGGTTACTGAGAACGAAGATACTGCAAATGCATCCTCGTGCAGAGGTCATCATAACTTAA